A genomic stretch from Arthrobacter sp. KBS0702 includes:
- a CDS encoding VWA domain-containing protein, whose amino-acid sequence MTAHHRSRYSRYAGGPDPLAPPVDLAEALDAVAEDVMAGYSPRHALQEYLRRGGRNREGLDDLAGRVQQRRKDLLGQHKLDGTLNEVQKLLETAVLEERKQLARDVRMDDTDRAFREMQLQNLPKSTAAAVKELASYDWQSSTAREAYEQIKDLLGREILDQRFAGMKEALEGATEEDRAAVAEMLADLNELLDKHRRGEDTDADFHEFMAKHGQFFPENPQSVEELIDALAQRAAAAQRLMQSMSAEQREELMRLSAQAFGSPELMAQLGQLDANLQALRPGEDWSGSERFEGEEGLGLGDGTGVLQDLAELDELAEQLSQSYNGSRLDDLDLDALARQLGQDAAVSARTLAEIERAMHDGGFLQRGADGDLKLSPQAMRRLGRSLLRDTAKQLSGRQGRRDTRVAGAAGEQTGSSRPWEFGDAEPWDVTRTITNAIRRTIADGGDPRHGLRLAVDDIEVTETEARTQAAVALLVDVSFSMAAEGRWVPMKRTALALHHLVSTKFRGDRLQLITFGRYAQTMDIGELTALPALREQGTNLHHGLLLAGRFFRQHPSMQPVLLVVTDGEPTAHLEADGESWFSYPPDPETIRVTVAELDRLGRAGVQATFFRLGNDPGLERFVARMARRIDGRVVAPDAGDLGAAVVGEYLRAHFRGRAYGDDDWAK is encoded by the coding sequence ATGACCGCTCACCACCGGTCCCGCTACAGCCGCTACGCGGGCGGGCCGGATCCGCTCGCGCCGCCGGTGGACCTGGCGGAGGCGCTGGACGCCGTCGCCGAGGACGTGATGGCCGGCTACTCGCCCCGGCATGCCCTGCAGGAGTACCTGCGCCGCGGCGGCCGGAACCGGGAAGGACTCGACGACCTCGCCGGCCGGGTCCAGCAGCGGCGCAAGGACCTGCTGGGCCAGCACAAGCTGGACGGCACCCTCAACGAGGTGCAGAAACTGCTGGAGACCGCGGTGCTGGAGGAGCGCAAACAGCTGGCCCGCGACGTCCGGATGGACGACACGGACCGCGCCTTCCGGGAGATGCAGCTGCAGAACCTGCCCAAATCCACGGCGGCCGCGGTCAAGGAGCTCGCCTCCTACGACTGGCAGTCCAGCACCGCCCGCGAGGCCTACGAGCAGATCAAGGACCTGCTGGGCCGCGAAATCCTGGACCAGCGGTTCGCCGGGATGAAGGAGGCGCTCGAGGGCGCCACGGAAGAGGACCGCGCCGCCGTGGCCGAGATGCTGGCCGACCTCAACGAGCTGCTCGACAAGCACCGCCGCGGCGAGGACACGGATGCGGACTTCCATGAGTTCATGGCCAAGCACGGCCAGTTCTTCCCGGAGAACCCGCAGTCGGTCGAGGAGCTGATCGACGCGCTCGCCCAGCGCGCGGCTGCCGCCCAGCGGCTCATGCAGTCCATGTCCGCCGAGCAGCGCGAGGAACTGATGCGCCTCTCCGCCCAGGCGTTCGGCTCGCCGGAGCTTATGGCACAGCTGGGCCAACTCGATGCCAACCTGCAGGCGCTGCGCCCGGGGGAGGACTGGTCCGGCTCCGAACGCTTCGAGGGCGAGGAGGGGCTGGGGCTCGGCGACGGCACCGGCGTGCTGCAGGACCTCGCCGAACTGGACGAACTCGCCGAACAGCTCTCGCAGTCCTACAACGGCTCCCGCCTGGACGACCTGGACCTGGACGCCCTCGCCCGCCAGCTGGGGCAGGACGCGGCGGTGTCCGCCCGCACCCTGGCGGAGATTGAGCGGGCCATGCACGACGGCGGCTTCCTGCAGCGCGGCGCCGACGGCGACCTGAAGCTCTCCCCGCAGGCCATGCGCCGGCTGGGCCGGTCGCTGCTGCGCGACACCGCCAAGCAGCTCTCCGGCCGTCAGGGTCGCCGGGACACGCGCGTTGCCGGGGCGGCGGGGGAGCAGACCGGCTCCAGCCGGCCGTGGGAGTTCGGCGACGCCGAACCGTGGGACGTCACCCGCACCATCACCAACGCGATCCGCCGCACCATCGCCGACGGCGGGGACCCGCGCCACGGCCTGCGCCTGGCCGTGGACGACATCGAGGTCACGGAAACCGAGGCGCGCACTCAGGCCGCCGTCGCGCTGTTGGTGGACGTGTCCTTCTCGATGGCCGCGGAGGGGCGCTGGGTGCCGATGAAACGCACCGCGCTCGCCCTGCACCACCTCGTGTCCACCAAGTTCCGCGGCGACCGGCTGCAGCTGATCACGTTCGGCCGCTACGCACAGACCATGGACATCGGCGAGCTCACCGCCCTGCCCGCGCTGCGGGAACAGGGCACCAACCTGCACCACGGGCTCCTGCTGGCGGGCAGGTTCTTCCGCCAGCACCCGTCGATGCAGCCGGTCCTGCTGGTGGTGACCGACGGCGAACCCACCGCGCACCTGGAGGCCGACGGCGAGTCCTGGTTCTCGTATCCGCCGGACCCGGAGACCATCCGCGTGACCGTCGCCGAGCTGGACCGGCTGGGCCGCGCCGGCGTCCAAGCCACGTTCTTCCGGCTCGGCAACGACCCGGGCCTGGAACGGTTCGTCGCCCGGATGGCCCGCCGGATTGACGGCCGGGTGGTGGCGCCCGACGCCGGAGACCTGGGTGCCGCCGTCGTCGGGGAGTACCTCCGTGCGCACTTCCGCGGACGGGCGTACGGCGACGACGACTGGGCGAAATAG
- a CDS encoding sigma 54-interacting transcriptional regulator, producing MSDRPEIFTVGELRASGHVHKDLRGEIRDNLLAALAAGRDPWPGMFGFSRTVLPQLERALLAGHDVVLLGERGQGKTRLLRTLAGLLDEWSPVIEDSELNEHPYEPLTEHSRARALTEGDRLRVAWRHRSERYVEKLATPDTSVADLIGDVDPMRVAEGRRLGDPETIHYGLVPRSNRGIIAINELPDLAERIQVSMLNVMEERDIQIRGYVLRLPLDVLVVASANPEDYTNRGRIITPLRDRFGAEIRTHYPIELDDEVAVIRQEGHLVAGVPPVILEILARYTRALRQSPAINQTSGVSARFAIAGAETVAAAALRRASVRGEDEAVARIIDLDAAVEVLAGKIEFESGEEGREQDILDHLLRMATAEAVRAHFHGLDMGDLVAALDGHTTVTTGELVTAREFLDNLPSLNGSSLYDDIGERLGAENDGQLAAAVELALEGLYLARRISKDSDDEATVYG from the coding sequence GTGAGTGATCGCCCCGAAATCTTCACTGTTGGTGAACTGCGTGCCTCCGGCCACGTTCACAAGGACCTGCGCGGCGAAATCCGCGACAATCTGCTCGCCGCGCTCGCCGCCGGCCGCGACCCCTGGCCCGGGATGTTCGGCTTCAGCCGCACCGTTCTGCCCCAGCTCGAACGCGCCCTGCTTGCCGGGCACGACGTCGTCCTGCTCGGCGAACGCGGCCAAGGCAAGACCCGGCTGCTGCGGACCCTGGCCGGGCTGCTGGACGAGTGGTCGCCGGTGATCGAGGACTCGGAACTGAACGAACACCCCTACGAACCCCTCACCGAGCACTCCCGCGCCCGCGCCCTCACCGAGGGGGACCGGCTGCGGGTGGCGTGGCGGCACCGCTCCGAACGCTACGTCGAAAAGCTCGCGACGCCGGACACCTCCGTCGCGGACTTGATCGGCGACGTCGACCCGATGCGGGTGGCCGAGGGCCGCCGTCTGGGTGATCCGGAAACCATCCACTACGGCCTGGTCCCGCGCTCCAACCGCGGCATCATCGCCATCAATGAACTCCCCGACCTCGCCGAGCGGATCCAGGTCTCCATGCTCAACGTGATGGAGGAACGCGACATCCAGATCCGCGGCTACGTGCTGCGGCTGCCGCTGGACGTCCTGGTGGTCGCGTCCGCCAACCCGGAGGACTACACGAACCGGGGCCGGATCATCACGCCGCTGAGGGACCGCTTCGGCGCCGAGATCCGCACCCATTACCCGATCGAGCTCGACGACGAGGTGGCGGTCATCCGGCAGGAAGGCCACCTGGTGGCCGGCGTCCCGCCCGTCATCCTCGAGATCCTGGCCCGCTACACCCGGGCGCTGCGGCAGTCCCCGGCGATCAACCAGACCTCCGGGGTGTCCGCGCGGTTCGCGATCGCCGGCGCCGAAACGGTCGCCGCGGCGGCCCTGCGCCGGGCCAGCGTGCGCGGCGAGGATGAGGCCGTCGCCCGCATCATCGACCTGGACGCCGCCGTGGAAGTACTTGCCGGGAAGATCGAGTTCGAATCCGGCGAGGAAGGCCGGGAACAGGACATCCTGGACCACCTGCTGCGGATGGCCACCGCCGAAGCCGTCAGGGCGCACTTCCACGGCCTCGACATGGGCGACCTCGTCGCCGCCCTCGACGGCCACACCACTGTCACCACCGGGGAACTGGTCACGGCGCGGGAGTTCCTCGACAACCTCCCGTCGCTTAACGGGTCCAGCCTCTACGACGACATCGGGGAGCGCCTCGGCGCGGAAAACGACGGGCAGCTCGCCGCCGCCGTCGAACTGGCCCTGGAAGGCCTCTACCTCGCCCGGCGGATCTCCAAGGATTCCGACGACGAGGCGACCGTCTACGGGTAA
- a CDS encoding SCO1664 family protein: MYGRELTLLTEGSIELLGLIPRSSNQTFLVQVTCGEDIGYAVYKPESGERPLSDFEPGLYKRERAAYLLSESLGWGFVPLTVIREDAPLGVGSLQWFIECDFREHYFTLYEDAPETHRELARIALFDFVANNTDRKSGHVLRGDDGRIWGIDHGLCFSAAFKLRTVIWDFAGDPIPTALLEDIAPLAEAVPAELAELLDDDEVTAFQRRVQRMLVAGALPVDRTGMRYPWPLV; this comes from the coding sequence GTGTACGGCCGGGAGCTGACCCTGCTGACGGAGGGCAGCATCGAGCTGCTGGGCCTCATCCCGCGCAGCAGCAACCAGACGTTCCTCGTCCAGGTGACCTGTGGCGAGGACATCGGATACGCGGTCTACAAGCCGGAGTCCGGCGAACGGCCACTGTCCGATTTCGAACCCGGGCTCTACAAGCGCGAACGCGCCGCCTACCTGCTCAGCGAATCGCTGGGCTGGGGCTTCGTGCCCTTGACCGTCATTCGGGAGGACGCGCCTCTGGGCGTCGGCTCGCTGCAGTGGTTCATCGAGTGCGACTTCCGGGAGCACTACTTCACCCTGTACGAGGACGCCCCGGAAACCCACCGCGAGCTGGCCCGGATCGCCCTGTTCGACTTCGTCGCCAACAACACCGACCGCAAGAGCGGCCACGTCCTGCGCGGCGACGACGGCCGCATCTGGGGCATCGACCACGGGCTCTGCTTCTCGGCAGCGTTCAAGCTACGCACCGTGATCTGGGACTTCGCGGGCGACCCCATCCCGACTGCCTTGCTCGAGGACATCGCCCCGCTCGCCGAGGCCGTCCCCGCCGAGCTGGCGGAGCTGCTCGACGACGACGAGGTCACCGCCTTCCAGCGCCGAGTCCAGCGGATGCTGGTCGCGGGAGCGCTGCCGGTGGACCGGACGGGTATGCGGTATCCCTGGCCGCTGGTCTAA
- a CDS encoding MSMEG_4193 family putative phosphomutase, whose amino-acid sequence MTAATSGPPAEPSRQGTLLLLVRHGETPTTGMVLPGRAPGLHLSDRGRAQAERVSERLSCLPVDALYSSPLERACETAEPTAARTGLAVKHDDGLLECDFGEWTGSAIADLAALPEWQTVQHSPSAFRFPNGESFPEMQARIVGAMEALCSAHAGGVVVCFSHADPIKAAVAHALGTPLDLFQRIVISPGSVSAISFVEGQDPAVHMVNSTAEPLSGLRAS is encoded by the coding sequence ATGACTGCAGCAACGTCCGGACCTCCGGCGGAGCCCTCTCGGCAGGGCACGCTCCTGCTTCTGGTGCGCCACGGAGAGACCCCGACGACGGGCATGGTCCTGCCGGGCCGGGCACCCGGACTGCACCTGTCCGACAGGGGCCGGGCCCAGGCGGAGCGGGTTTCCGAACGGCTCTCTTGCCTGCCGGTGGATGCCCTCTATTCCTCCCCGCTGGAGCGCGCCTGCGAGACGGCGGAGCCGACGGCGGCGCGCACCGGACTGGCAGTGAAGCACGACGACGGGCTGCTCGAGTGTGATTTCGGCGAGTGGACCGGTTCCGCGATCGCGGACCTGGCGGCCCTGCCGGAGTGGCAGACCGTACAGCACAGCCCGTCCGCGTTCCGCTTCCCGAATGGTGAGAGCTTCCCGGAAATGCAGGCGCGGATCGTCGGGGCGATGGAGGCACTGTGCTCCGCGCATGCCGGGGGCGTGGTGGTGTGCTTCTCGCACGCCGACCCCATCAAGGCCGCGGTGGCCCATGCCCTCGGCACGCCGCTGGACCTGTTCCAGCGGATTGTGATTAGCCCGGGCTCGGTGTCGGCCATTTCGTTCGTGGAGGGCCAGGATCCCGCGGTGCACATGGTGAATTCGACCGCGGAACCGCTGAGTGGGCTGAGGGCATCGTGA